From a single Terriglobia bacterium genomic region:
- a CDS encoding carboxypeptidase-like regulatory domain-containing protein, protein MKEIVLRSFLALLLMSALSVAGYAQGGAASSLSGVVIDSSGGVVPGAEVKVKNDATGAEYSTVTAENGTFSIPALSSGTYTATVSMASFKQSIVKDIQIIAGVPQTIRVTLQVGGTNETVVVQGGAEMVQSQTANVTTTLVLRQVANLPLATRNAMDFLVFLPGVTTTGAARNSTVAGVPGAAVNVTIDGVNTQDNSNKSGDSFFSMIQPRLDAIEEVTVSMAASGADSSGQGAVQIKFVTRSGNNDYHGSLYWYHRNPVLNSNYWFNNRNLQPTYDGTRTPCTPQQLASEWDKCKAPRDRILFNQPGGRIGGPIVLPKSIFGPLGFNGRDKAFFFLNYEEYRLPSEATRTRTIFNPLIDQGTFPYTVGSGVSLVNLLSLASSKGQTSTMDPTVQKLLSDIRQSTSKGSVVARPDPAYMDFSFTNKALDLRKFITSRFDFNLTSKHRLEGSWNYSIYDLTIDLLNSGDASYPDFPSVNGYLGLRHSTSIALRSTLSPRLVNEFRTGLQAGSGLFGPGVDASMFSGTLANQDGYALALSDAGITNVYRSSSPSRRDPPYVLFEDTINWMRGPHSFSFGGTFSNTGMWTFSQTVVPSIGFGVDTTFDPARILFDSVNGPVNFQGASNTQISTARDIYGVLTGRVDSIGGSAVLNEITNKYAFNGPNVTRSHQRELGLFAQDSWRMHPGLTVTLGLRYELQLPFVPLNDVFSKASLADVWGPSGFNSLFKPGATGGKQTEYTPYKKGDHAYNIDYKAFAPSVGFAWTPKVGSGWLERLLGSGQTVLRGGFSVAYNRYGMFTYSNIFTSNPGLTLTASRNMSLGNLVSNTGTDVLPVLFRDKSRLGPPPFPSQPNYPLLPTTSDSVRSFDPDLKTPYTMTWSFGIQRELSKDMAIEVRYMATRSLQSYSTYNLNERNIVENGLLNEFKLAMANLQANIAAGKGNTFKYYGPGTNTSPLPISLAYFSGYSSSQAGDATKYTSSNFSSSTYVNTLALTNPNPSSYAGSLYGSAAQRANALAAGLPANLFVVNPSVSSAQILGNGGFNQYDGMTVELRRRMSKGLLVQANYTFAKSLGISSSSFRQPWIKSLGGTLPHAFKLNWVYELPFGKGRAVFANTTGVIDRIIGGWEFQGTGRLQAGELLNFGNVRLVGMTLNDLKDAVGLYFDDVNRQIYYVPNDIRTNTIAAFNTSATTSTGYSTSFGVPTGRYVAPASTANCIQIVSGDCAPYTNYVRGPIFTRFDLSLVKRVRFTETKNFELRAEFLNAFNYTNFYGTTCASSSQTCGRVSSAYSDRNGQVDPGGRLVQFVVRLNF, encoded by the coding sequence ATGAAAGAGATCGTCTTAAGGTCATTTCTAGCACTGCTCCTGATGTCGGCGCTCAGCGTTGCCGGCTATGCCCAGGGCGGCGCGGCTTCCTCGCTCTCAGGAGTGGTCATCGACTCGTCCGGTGGCGTTGTCCCGGGCGCTGAAGTCAAAGTCAAAAACGACGCAACCGGCGCGGAGTACAGTACCGTCACGGCCGAAAACGGGACGTTTTCGATCCCGGCTTTGAGTTCGGGAACGTACACCGCCACCGTTTCCATGGCCAGTTTCAAGCAATCGATCGTCAAGGACATCCAGATCATAGCAGGTGTTCCGCAGACGATCCGCGTCACGCTCCAGGTCGGCGGCACCAACGAAACGGTTGTCGTTCAGGGAGGCGCCGAGATGGTGCAGTCGCAAACGGCCAACGTCACCACGACGTTAGTTCTCCGGCAGGTCGCCAACCTGCCGCTTGCGACGCGCAACGCGATGGACTTCCTCGTCTTTCTGCCGGGCGTAACCACGACGGGAGCTGCCCGGAACTCCACGGTCGCAGGTGTGCCGGGCGCAGCGGTAAATGTCACGATCGACGGCGTTAACACCCAGGACAATTCCAATAAGTCGGGCGACTCTTTCTTCAGCATGATTCAGCCGCGGCTCGATGCCATCGAGGAAGTGACGGTTTCCATGGCCGCATCCGGCGCGGATAGCTCCGGGCAAGGGGCGGTACAGATAAAGTTCGTCACCCGCTCCGGAAACAACGACTATCATGGCAGCCTCTACTGGTACCATCGCAACCCGGTGCTGAATTCCAATTACTGGTTCAACAACCGCAACCTCCAGCCTACGTACGATGGTACACGCACTCCCTGCACGCCGCAGCAGTTAGCCAGCGAATGGGATAAGTGCAAAGCGCCGCGCGACCGGATCCTGTTCAACCAGCCCGGCGGGCGGATCGGCGGTCCGATCGTACTCCCGAAGTCGATCTTCGGGCCGTTGGGGTTCAATGGCCGGGACAAGGCGTTTTTCTTCCTCAACTATGAAGAGTACAGGCTTCCGAGCGAAGCCACGCGGACGCGGACGATTTTTAATCCGCTGATCGATCAGGGAACTTTCCCGTACACCGTAGGTTCGGGAGTCAGCCTGGTGAACTTGCTGTCGCTGGCATCGTCCAAGGGCCAGACATCCACCATGGATCCAACCGTTCAGAAACTGCTGTCCGACATCCGCCAGTCGACCTCCAAAGGCAGCGTGGTCGCGCGGCCGGACCCGGCGTACATGGACTTCAGTTTCACCAACAAGGCCCTCGATCTGCGGAAGTTCATCACCAGCCGTTTCGACTTCAATCTGACCAGCAAGCACCGGCTTGAGGGCAGTTGGAACTACTCGATCTATGATCTCACGATCGACCTGTTGAACAGCGGCGATGCGAGCTATCCGGATTTTCCGAGCGTTAACGGATACCTGGGGCTCAGGCATTCGACTTCGATAGCACTGCGGTCGACTCTGTCACCCAGACTCGTGAACGAATTCCGCACCGGGCTGCAAGCAGGCTCCGGTCTGTTTGGCCCAGGGGTCGACGCCAGCATGTTTTCCGGAACACTGGCGAACCAGGACGGCTACGCATTGGCCCTCAGCGACGCGGGCATTACCAACGTCTACCGGAGCAGTTCCCCGAGCCGGCGCGATCCTCCGTATGTGCTGTTCGAAGATACGATAAACTGGATGCGGGGCCCGCATAGCTTTAGTTTCGGCGGCACCTTCAGCAACACCGGCATGTGGACCTTCAGTCAGACGGTTGTGCCTTCGATTGGATTCGGAGTGGACACCACCTTCGACCCGGCGCGCATCCTGTTTGATTCGGTCAATGGCCCGGTGAATTTCCAGGGTGCATCCAACACACAAATCAGCACGGCGCGAGACATCTACGGCGTCCTGACCGGACGCGTCGATTCCATCGGCGGCAGCGCCGTTCTGAACGAGATCACCAACAAGTACGCCTTTAACGGTCCCAACGTCACACGTTCGCATCAGCGCGAATTAGGGCTTTTCGCGCAGGATTCATGGCGGATGCATCCCGGCTTGACAGTCACACTCGGCCTGCGCTACGAGTTGCAGCTTCCCTTCGTACCGCTGAACGACGTGTTTTCGAAGGCCTCGCTTGCGGATGTCTGGGGACCCTCCGGCTTCAACAGTCTCTTCAAGCCCGGCGCCACCGGCGGAAAACAAACGGAATACACACCGTACAAGAAAGGCGATCATGCCTACAACATCGACTACAAAGCCTTCGCCCCGAGCGTCGGTTTTGCATGGACTCCGAAGGTAGGCAGCGGCTGGCTCGAGCGGCTGTTGGGTAGCGGGCAGACCGTGCTGCGCGGCGGATTCTCAGTTGCGTACAATCGCTACGGGATGTTCACGTACAGCAATATCTTCACCTCCAATCCGGGCCTCACCCTCACGGCCTCGCGTAACATGTCGCTGGGCAACCTTGTCAGCAACACCGGAACCGATGTGCTGCCGGTCCTGTTCCGCGACAAGAGCCGTCTCGGCCCGCCGCCTTTCCCGTCACAGCCGAATTACCCGCTCCTGCCCACAACGAGCGATTCGGTCCGCTCCTTCGATCCTGATCTCAAGACTCCCTACACCATGACCTGGTCATTCGGGATTCAACGGGAACTGTCCAAAGACATGGCGATCGAAGTGCGCTACATGGCCACACGCAGCCTGCAATCGTACAGCACTTACAACTTGAACGAGCGCAACATCGTAGAGAACGGACTCCTCAACGAGTTCAAGCTGGCAATGGCTAACTTGCAGGCGAACATCGCGGCAGGGAAAGGGAATACCTTCAAATATTACGGCCCGGGAACCAACACATCGCCCTTGCCCATAAGTCTCGCATATTTCAGCGGGTATTCGTCTTCGCAAGCCGGCGATGCCACCAAGTACACCTCCAGCAATTTCAGCAGTTCAACTTATGTGAACACGCTGGCGCTGACCAATCCAAATCCGAGCAGTTACGCGGGCAGTCTGTACGGTAGCGCGGCTCAGCGGGCCAATGCCCTGGCTGCCGGACTGCCGGCCAACCTGTTCGTGGTTAATCCCTCGGTAAGCAGCGCCCAGATTCTGGGGAACGGCGGCTTCAACCAGTACGACGGCATGACGGTGGAACTGCGCCGCCGGATGTCCAAAGGGCTGCTGGTTCAGGCGAACTACACGTTCGCGAAGAGCCTGGGAATATCGAGCAGCTCCTTCCGCCAGCCCTGGATTAAGTCGCTCGGCGGCACCCTGCCGCACGCGTTCAAGCTCAACTGGGTTTATGAATTGCCCTTCGGTAAGGGCAGGGCAGTCTTCGCCAACACAACCGGCGTGATCGACCGGATCATCGGCGGTTGGGAGTTCCAGGGTACCGGCAGGCTACAGGCCGGAGAGCTTCTCAACTTCGGCAATGTCAGGCTGGTCGGCATGACACTGAACGACCTGAAGGACGCCGTGGGCCTGTACTTCGACGATGTGAACCGGCAGATCTATTATGTGCCGAATGACATCCGGACCAACACAATCGCAGCCTTCAACACCAGCGCGACCACATCGACGGGTTACAGCACCTCGTTTGGGGTGCCGACCGGCCGATACGTCGCGCCGGCGAGTACGGCGAATTGCATCCAGATCGTAAGCGGCGATTGCGCCCCGTACACCAACTACGTCCGGGGGCCGATATTCACGCGTTTTGATCTGAGCCTCGTGAAGCGGGTGCGTTTCACCGAAACGAAGAATTTCGAGCTGCGCGCCGAATTCCTGAATGCATTCAACTATACCAACTTCTACGGCACCACATGCGCGAGCAGCAGCCAGACCTGCGGCCGCGTGTCGTCGGCGTACTCCGACCGCAACGGGCAGGTTGATCCGGGCGGACGGCTGGTGCAGTTTGTGGTTCGCTTGAACTTCTAG
- a CDS encoding amino acid permease has product MDIKAKAAFRQETPGSLPRILGFWDITGIVVGCVIGSGIFIVPAAVAAGVQYPLLILAVWAVSGVLCFFGAVTFAELGAAYPHAGGMYVYLREAYGPLIAFLFGWTLFLVIDSGSIATLAVAFSSKYLPYFFPVTPLMSKVIALLFVAFLVTVNYVGTRWGALLQNFLTLIKFGAILAVCATVLIFAKGNAGNFVTPAPTTFSWDLITKMGIALVATFWAYKGWEVATFSAGEIKNPEKNLPAGLLISLSTVIFLYLLTNLAYLYAFPASEIAKSDRIASDAMSFAVGPVGASIIAFTILFSITGAANSNLLCTPRVFFAMASDGLFFKKIAAVHPRFLTPHVSIVAIGLWAVGLSLSGTFEQLFTYVIFGQWIFFGLTAGAVFILRRKRPGLPRPYKTWGYPVTPAIFILAAFLISVNSLINQFWNAFAGLAIIFLGVPAYMYWHRKKKAALQATRADEKSRLAEN; this is encoded by the coding sequence ATGGATATTAAGGCAAAAGCGGCTTTTAGACAGGAAACACCCGGTTCACTCCCGCGCATCCTGGGTTTTTGGGACATCACAGGCATTGTCGTCGGCTGCGTCATCGGGTCCGGAATCTTCATTGTGCCGGCAGCCGTCGCGGCCGGCGTGCAATACCCGCTGCTCATCCTCGCCGTCTGGGCCGTGAGCGGCGTCCTGTGCTTCTTCGGCGCGGTCACCTTTGCAGAGCTTGGCGCCGCCTATCCTCATGCGGGCGGGATGTATGTCTATTTGCGGGAAGCTTACGGCCCTTTGATCGCCTTCCTCTTTGGCTGGACGCTGTTTCTCGTGATCGATTCAGGATCCATAGCTACTCTTGCAGTCGCCTTTTCTTCCAAGTATCTCCCATACTTTTTCCCGGTGACGCCGCTGATGTCCAAGGTGATCGCCTTGTTGTTTGTGGCGTTTCTTGTAACAGTGAACTATGTCGGCACGCGCTGGGGGGCATTGCTGCAGAACTTCCTCACTCTGATAAAGTTCGGCGCCATACTCGCCGTCTGCGCGACCGTACTGATTTTCGCCAAGGGCAACGCGGGCAATTTCGTCACTCCGGCTCCAACCACCTTTTCCTGGGATCTAATAACCAAAATGGGAATCGCCCTGGTAGCCACCTTCTGGGCTTACAAAGGATGGGAAGTGGCCACCTTCAGCGCCGGCGAGATCAAAAATCCTGAGAAAAACCTCCCCGCAGGGCTTCTCATCAGCCTGTCGACTGTGATTTTCCTCTATCTGCTCACCAATCTGGCCTACCTGTATGCCTTTCCCGCCAGCGAGATTGCGAAGTCCGACAGGATAGCCAGCGATGCCATGAGTTTCGCGGTCGGGCCGGTCGGCGCTTCCATTATCGCCTTCACGATATTGTTCTCGATCACTGGAGCGGCGAATTCGAATCTTCTCTGCACCCCGCGTGTTTTTTTCGCCATGGCCTCGGACGGATTATTCTTCAAAAAGATTGCAGCCGTGCATCCTCGCTTCCTGACACCGCATGTCTCCATCGTCGCCATCGGGTTGTGGGCGGTTGGGCTGAGCCTGTCCGGAACTTTTGAGCAGCTTTTCACCTATGTGATTTTCGGACAGTGGATTTTCTTTGGCTTGACCGCAGGGGCAGTGTTCATCCTGCGGAGGAAGAGGCCCGGTCTCCCACGGCCCTACAAGACTTGGGGCTATCCTGTCACGCCGGCCATCTTCATCCTTGCGGCGTTCCTCATCTCGGTCAATTCATTGATCAACCAGTTCTGGAATGCCTTTGCGGGTCTGGCCATCATATTCCTCGGCGTACCGGCCTATATGTACTGGCATAGGAAGAAAAAGGCTGCCCTCCAGGCAACCCGGGCAGACGAAAAATCTCGTCTGGCAGAGAACTGA
- a CDS encoding methyltransferase domain-containing protein, translating to MGFAILWSQCGPGFRNEVDRLAAVMELRPGMTGAEIGAGFGRMAVRTAQHLGASGHLYVTEIEAKKLQAIKSAALAAGLTNIIVIPAGEHSANLPDSCCDFIYMRRVYHHLDDAAAINRTLYAALRPGGRLVIVDFISPRWMFFLHHGIASDLLASQVTAAGFVLERQIDRWSPIDYCLVFRKQSAIRSRRWRDIALIVVQV from the coding sequence ATGGGCTTCGCCATCCTATGGTCGCAGTGCGGACCCGGATTTCGAAATGAGGTGGACCGGCTGGCTGCAGTGATGGAACTGCGTCCCGGAATGACCGGCGCCGAGATCGGAGCCGGATTTGGCCGTATGGCCGTCCGAACAGCCCAACACCTTGGAGCGTCCGGCCATCTCTATGTAACTGAAATTGAGGCCAAGAAGCTCCAAGCGATCAAAAGTGCGGCATTGGCTGCCGGTTTGACCAACATCATAGTCATACCGGCGGGCGAGCACTCCGCCAATCTGCCCGACAGCTGCTGCGACTTCATATACATGCGCCGTGTCTACCATCACCTGGACGACGCGGCGGCGATCAACCGGACGCTCTATGCTGCCCTCCGCCCCGGTGGCCGTCTGGTTATTGTCGATTTTATATCCCCGCGGTGGATGTTTTTCCTGCATCATGGAATCGCGTCCGACCTTCTGGCCAGCCAGGTTACTGCCGCGGGTTTTGTTCTCGAGCGCCAGATCGACCGGTGGTCGCCGATTGACTACTGTCTAGTCTTCCGAAAGCAATCGGCTATACGATCGCGCCGATGGCGGGACATCGCCCTGATCGTTGTGCAGGTCTGA
- a CDS encoding DinB family protein: protein MEAWRTHDAINRYMLDEIPEAGLAAIPLLKNGMPGKGRSVARQIAHIVDVRVAHFRAAEKALMKGVPDFEKGAEPSRQLLQAALEASSRGVEALFTRLIKNGELVRNRGPLVLLAYFISHESHHRGSMMLALKQNGFALSEALRWGIWEKWAKR, encoded by the coding sequence TTGGAAGCCTGGCGCACACATGACGCGATCAACCGCTACATGCTCGATGAAATTCCCGAGGCGGGACTTGCGGCGATTCCACTGCTGAAGAACGGTATGCCGGGGAAAGGCCGAAGTGTGGCGCGCCAGATTGCGCACATCGTAGATGTGCGCGTGGCTCATTTCCGCGCAGCCGAAAAGGCGTTGATGAAGGGCGTGCCGGATTTCGAAAAGGGCGCGGAACCGTCGCGGCAGCTGCTGCAAGCAGCATTGGAAGCTTCCAGTCGCGGCGTCGAAGCGCTGTTCACACGCCTCATCAAGAACGGCGAACTCGTCCGCAACCGCGGGCCGCTGGTGCTGCTCGCGTATTTCATCAGCCACGAATCCCACCACCGTGGCTCGATGATGCTCGCCCTCAAGCAGAACGGCTTTGCTTTGTCCGAGGCTTTGCGCTGGGGGATCTGGGAGAAGTGGGCCAAGCGCTAA
- a CDS encoding sugar phosphate isomerase/epimerase: MKTTPKCAVLLLNFAILLALAPARAQKVIPAVYPAKGFSVGCQANTFNRFTVFEAIEKTAQAGGRIIEFYPDQKLSKDEPDVLWNHNASDEIIAKVKHKLAQHDILAVSYGVVNIPKDEPQARRVFEFAVKMGLRTLITESVDAIDTFEKLAKVYDIGIAYHHHPRRLNDASYRLWDPSYIADLLKGRDRRIGACVDTGNWTRSGIRPVDGIRILKGRILCVHLKDMTEFGKRDAHEVPFGTGASEIRACLEELTAQGFEGDIAVEYEFNPEDNLSEVVKCIQFLREFAGVQQQIRAGERIK; this comes from the coding sequence ATGAAGACAACACCGAAATGCGCAGTTCTGCTGTTGAACTTTGCGATACTCCTGGCCCTGGCGCCTGCGAGAGCGCAGAAGGTTATCCCGGCCGTCTACCCGGCCAAAGGCTTTTCCGTGGGGTGCCAGGCAAATACCTTCAATCGGTTTACCGTCTTTGAGGCGATCGAGAAGACTGCGCAGGCCGGCGGAAGAATCATTGAGTTCTACCCCGATCAGAAGTTGAGCAAAGACGAGCCGGACGTACTGTGGAACCACAATGCATCGGACGAAATCATTGCCAAAGTGAAACACAAACTGGCCCAACACGACATCCTGGCGGTCAGTTATGGTGTTGTGAACATTCCGAAGGACGAACCTCAGGCGCGGCGCGTATTCGAATTTGCCGTAAAGATGGGCCTGCGCACGCTGATCACCGAATCTGTCGATGCGATCGATACCTTCGAAAAACTGGCAAAGGTCTATGATATCGGCATTGCCTATCATCACCACCCACGGCGGCTCAATGATGCGAGCTACAGGCTCTGGGACCCGAGTTACATCGCCGATCTGCTAAAGGGGCGCGACCGGCGGATCGGTGCATGCGTCGACACCGGCAACTGGACGCGTTCGGGTATCCGGCCCGTCGACGGCATAAGAATCCTCAAAGGCCGCATTCTGTGCGTCCATTTGAAAGACATGACTGAGTTCGGCAAGCGCGATGCCCACGAAGTGCCTTTCGGCACGGGCGCATCGGAGATCCGGGCATGCCTCGAGGAGCTGACGGCTCAGGGTTTCGAGGGCGACATTGCCGTGGAATACGAGTTCAACCCGGAAGACAATTTGTCGGAAGTCGTGAAGTGTATCCAGTTTTTGAGGGAATTCGCGGGAGTGCAACAACAAATCAGAGCGGGAGAACGAATCAAATAG
- a CDS encoding 4Fe-4S binding protein — translation MIDLLRIRIFSRLAASRTYPRAARIFTLAAFGLLIAGGLAVPHVSEKMAGTLRNTNLAALIVWSLWWPLVIITASVLGRIWCQICPMELVNSLVSRIGLKKKAPRFFTSGWGIAVFYSLALLGFIRTFSANRYPERMAMFFLFLLASAFVAGLVFERRAFCDHLCPVGRILGLYACCAILEWRVRDARICEACRGRDCAAGSNPGPTAGCPSRLFPASVKDNRDCLVCTQCRKHCPEDNLRLSVRKPMADFFSGLRLRNVELYLLFLVSGLVVWELAEEWSPARSVLEFVPAAINSRLGFSGEAATFIQTLFLFVVVPALLFLTPGLAGKWLNKTTLLESAKAFGLMFLPLVALGHSVKAVFRITSRLPYYELAFRDPVGYSTAAAISSGNIRIETRLADAVAPWISWLALLIFAGAILSVSRIAWASPTSRSFARPGRISHLVTVTIYGAALITIMFFARF, via the coding sequence ATGATCGATCTTCTGCGAATCCGGATATTCTCCCGGCTGGCCGCTTCGCGGACCTATCCGCGTGCCGCGCGGATCTTCACCCTGGCCGCCTTCGGACTCTTGATCGCCGGCGGGCTTGCCGTGCCCCATGTTTCAGAAAAAATGGCAGGGACTCTGCGCAATACGAATTTAGCCGCTCTCATTGTGTGGTCGCTGTGGTGGCCGCTCGTCATAATCACCGCTTCGGTCCTGGGGAGAATCTGGTGTCAGATATGCCCGATGGAACTGGTCAATTCTCTGGTCAGCCGGATCGGCCTGAAGAAGAAGGCGCCCCGGTTTTTCACTTCGGGCTGGGGCATTGCAGTTTTCTACAGTCTGGCGCTTCTGGGATTCATCCGCACGTTCTCGGCGAACCGATATCCGGAACGTATGGCTATGTTTTTTCTGTTCCTCTTGGCTTCCGCATTCGTGGCGGGTCTCGTTTTCGAAAGGCGGGCGTTCTGCGATCACCTTTGTCCCGTAGGCCGCATTCTGGGTCTGTACGCCTGCTGTGCGATCCTGGAGTGGCGGGTCCGTGATGCGAGAATCTGCGAGGCTTGCCGGGGCAGGGATTGCGCAGCCGGCTCGAATCCCGGTCCAACTGCCGGCTGTCCCAGCCGCCTCTTTCCCGCCTCCGTCAAAGACAATCGCGATTGCCTGGTATGCACTCAATGCCGAAAGCACTGCCCGGAAGACAACCTCCGGCTGTCGGTGCGAAAGCCGATGGCCGACTTTTTCTCCGGCCTGCGGCTCAGGAACGTCGAGTTATACTTACTGTTCTTGGTTTCCGGGCTAGTCGTTTGGGAACTGGCGGAAGAATGGTCTCCGGCCAGGAGTGTTCTCGAGTTCGTGCCGGCCGCGATCAACTCTCGGCTCGGCTTCTCGGGGGAAGCGGCCACTTTCATCCAAACCCTGTTCCTGTTCGTTGTCGTCCCTGCCCTGCTGTTTCTGACCCCCGGTTTGGCAGGCAAGTGGCTAAACAAGACAACGCTGCTGGAATCCGCCAAGGCGTTCGGGCTCATGTTCCTTCCGCTCGTCGCCTTAGGGCACTCGGTGAAAGCGGTGTTCAGGATCACCTCGCGGCTGCCGTATTACGAACTCGCATTTCGCGATCCCGTGGGCTATTCCACTGCGGCCGCGATCTCCTCGGGAAATATCCGGATTGAAACGCGGTTAGCCGATGCGGTTGCCCCATGGATAAGCTGGCTCGCATTGTTGATATTCGCTGGAGCCATCCTGTCCGTCTCGCGGATCGCATGGGCAAGTCCAACCAGCCGATCTTTCGCCCGTCCAGGGAGAATTTCCCATCTCGTGACCGTCACGATATACGGCGCTGCTTTGATAACGATCATGTTTTTTGCACGATTTTGA
- a CDS encoding cystathionine gamma-synthase family protein — MADERRSPDNLSGRQVSFSTQAVWAGEREYLVQGATQVPVVYSAAYGYPDVDTWIEVATGRKPGHIYSRNTNPTVQAFENKIRALEGAQAATSFATGMAAISNTLFTLLSPGDRVVSVKDTYGGTSRIFLEFLPRFQIEVDLCDTTDHEQLEAAIARGCRVVYLESPTNPTLKVMDIPRLAEAGHRVGATVVADNTFATPVNQNPLSLGADLVIHSATKFLGGHADAMGGAVCGDAKLVERIFHFREITGATLDPMAAYLLIRGMKTLPLRVRRQNESALRIARWLQAQPAVEAVFYPGLETHANHEIARRQMRGFGGVLSFMLRGGFEAVKRVLPRLRLAHRAANLGAVETIAGPPATTSHVECSPQEREAMGIPEGLIRYSVGIEDVEDLILDLSQALESR, encoded by the coding sequence ATGGCAGACGAGAGACGATCGCCCGACAATCTTTCCGGTAGACAGGTTTCGTTTTCTACGCAGGCCGTGTGGGCCGGCGAGCGTGAGTACCTCGTGCAGGGTGCGACTCAAGTGCCCGTGGTTTACAGCGCGGCCTACGGCTATCCCGATGTCGACACCTGGATCGAAGTGGCCACGGGACGCAAGCCGGGTCACATCTACAGCCGCAATACCAATCCCACCGTGCAGGCTTTCGAAAACAAGATTCGCGCGCTCGAGGGCGCTCAGGCGGCAACGAGTTTTGCGACCGGAATGGCCGCGATAAGCAATACGCTGTTCACCCTCCTGTCGCCCGGGGATCGCGTCGTTTCCGTCAAGGACACCTACGGCGGAACCAGCAGAATCTTCCTGGAATTTCTGCCCCGTTTTCAAATCGAGGTGGATTTGTGCGATACGACCGATCACGAACAACTCGAGGCGGCGATTGCACGGGGGTGCCGGGTCGTATATCTGGAATCGCCCACGAATCCGACACTCAAGGTTATGGACATCCCTCGCCTGGCCGAGGCCGGGCACAGGGTCGGCGCGACCGTGGTGGCCGACAACACCTTTGCCACTCCCGTCAACCAGAACCCCCTGTCGCTCGGCGCCGACCTTGTCATCCACAGCGCCACCAAGTTTCTCGGCGGACACGCGGACGCGATGGGCGGCGCCGTGTGCGGGGACGCCAAGCTGGTCGAACGGATATTTCATTTCCGCGAGATCACGGGCGCCACACTTGACCCGATGGCCGCATACCTGTTGATCCGGGGCATGAAGACCCTGCCCCTGCGCGTGCGCCGGCAAAACGAAAGCGCTCTGCGCATCGCGCGCTGGCTCCAGGCTCAGCCTGCCGTCGAAGCCGTTTTCTATCCGGGCCTGGAGACACACGCAAATCACGAAATCGCCAGGCGTCAGATGCGCGGCTTCGGAGGCGTGCTCAGCTTTATGCTGCGCGGCGGTTTCGAGGCAGTGAAGCGCGTCCTGCCGAGACTGCGACTCGCGCATCGCGCCGCGAACCTTGGGGCGGTTGAAACCATCGCCGGGCCGCCCGCAACGACGAGTCATGTGGAATGTTCACCGCAGGAGCGTGAGGCGATGGGCATCCCGGAAGGTCTGATCCGGTATTCGGTGGGAATCGAAGATGTTGAAGATTTGATCCTCGACCTGTCGCAAGCCCTGGAAAGTCGATAG